A genome region from Geodermatophilus bullaregiensis includes the following:
- the prcB gene encoding proteasome subunit beta — MSQSHTGRSGFPPAYLDRVGSSFTDFLASAAPDLLPGRRPVPQIPVGDLTPHGTTIVAVTCADGVLMGGDRRATMGNLISSRDIEKVYPADSWSVIGIAGAAGIAIEMVKLYQVELEHYEKIEGLTLSLDGKANRLAQMIRGNLGAALQGLAVVPLFAGYDLDAAPGTTPGRIFSYDVTGGNYEERGYAAVGSGSLFAKNSLKKTWRTGLDGDAATRTLVEALYDAADDDSATGGPDPVRRLYPIVYRVDAEGAVRLADDEVAGVATTVIDERAAAEGQG; from the coding sequence TTGAGCCAGTCGCACACCGGCCGGAGCGGCTTCCCGCCCGCCTACCTGGACCGGGTGGGTTCCTCGTTCACCGACTTCCTGGCCTCCGCGGCTCCCGACCTGCTGCCCGGGCGGCGGCCGGTGCCGCAGATCCCGGTCGGGGACCTCACCCCGCACGGCACCACGATCGTGGCGGTCACCTGCGCCGACGGCGTGCTCATGGGCGGCGACCGCCGCGCCACGATGGGCAACCTGATCTCCAGCCGGGACATCGAGAAGGTCTACCCGGCCGACTCCTGGTCGGTCATCGGCATCGCCGGCGCCGCCGGCATCGCCATCGAGATGGTGAAGCTCTACCAGGTCGAGCTCGAGCACTACGAGAAGATCGAGGGCCTGACGCTCAGCCTCGACGGCAAGGCCAACCGGCTGGCACAGATGATCCGCGGCAACCTCGGCGCCGCCCTGCAGGGCCTGGCCGTCGTCCCGCTGTTCGCCGGCTACGACCTCGACGCCGCGCCCGGCACCACGCCGGGCCGGATCTTCAGCTACGACGTCACCGGCGGGAACTACGAGGAGCGCGGCTACGCCGCCGTCGGCTCGGGCTCGCTGTTCGCGAAGAACTCGCTGAAGAAGACGTGGCGCACCGGCCTGGACGGCGACGCCGCCACCCGCACCCTGGTCGAGGCGCTCTACGACGCCGCCGACGACGACTCGGCCACCGGCGGTCCCGACCCGGTGCGCCGGCTCTACCCGATCGTCTACCGGGTCGACGCGGAGGGCGCCGTCCGCCTGGCCGACGACGAGGTCGCCGGGGTCGCCACGACCGTCATCGACGAGCGGGCCGCCGCCGAGGGACAGGGCTGA
- the dop gene encoding depupylase/deamidase Dop: MSVRRVMGTEVEYGISVPGQPTANPTTLSSQVVNAWAVADAPTRRRPRWDFEEESPLRDARGFDLSPANALDHTDLDEDSGMANVILTNGARLYVDHAHPEYSTPEVTNPRDVVLWDKAGERVMAEAARRAARIPGTQPIQLYKNNTDGKGASYGAHENYLMDRRTPFIDIIRGLIPFFVTRQVFAGAGRVGIGTESRTRGFQISSRADFFEVEVGLETTLKRPIINTRDEPHANPDEYRRLHVIIGDANLAELATYLKVGTTSLVLAMIEARALTEDLSIEEPVAALQAISHDPTLATRVRLRDGRRMSALDVQRAYLDQAARFVDRTGSGDEQTADVLRRWAEVLDDLAVDPMRCADRLDWPAKLRLLEGYRARDGLDWGDSRLQLVDLQYADVRPDKGLYARLVARGSMQRLLTDDEVTRAMVTPPSDTRAFFRGECLRRFPAQVAAASWDSVVFDLGRENLVRIPTMEPLRGTREHVGLLFESTSSAQELVDTITGG; this comes from the coding sequence ATGAGCGTGCGCCGGGTCATGGGGACCGAGGTCGAGTACGGCATCTCGGTCCCCGGGCAGCCCACGGCCAACCCCACGACCCTGTCCAGCCAGGTGGTCAACGCCTGGGCGGTGGCCGACGCCCCGACCCGCCGGCGGCCGCGGTGGGACTTCGAGGAGGAGTCGCCGCTGCGCGACGCCCGCGGCTTCGACCTCTCGCCGGCCAACGCGCTGGACCACACCGACCTCGACGAGGACTCGGGGATGGCCAACGTCATCCTCACCAACGGCGCGCGGCTCTACGTCGACCACGCGCACCCGGAGTACTCGACGCCGGAGGTCACCAACCCGCGCGACGTCGTCCTCTGGGACAAGGCGGGGGAGCGGGTGATGGCCGAGGCGGCCCGCCGGGCCGCGCGCATCCCGGGGACCCAGCCGATCCAGCTGTACAAGAACAACACCGACGGCAAGGGCGCCAGCTACGGCGCGCACGAGAACTACCTGATGGACCGGCGGACGCCGTTCATCGACATCATCCGCGGGCTCATCCCCTTCTTCGTGACCCGGCAGGTCTTCGCCGGTGCCGGCCGGGTCGGCATCGGCACCGAGAGCCGCACCAGGGGCTTCCAGATCTCCTCGCGTGCCGACTTCTTCGAGGTCGAGGTCGGGCTGGAGACGACGCTCAAGCGGCCGATCATCAACACCCGCGACGAGCCGCACGCCAACCCCGACGAGTACCGCCGCCTGCACGTCATCATCGGCGACGCGAACCTCGCCGAGCTGGCCACCTACCTCAAGGTCGGGACGACGTCGCTGGTGCTGGCGATGATCGAGGCCCGGGCGCTGACCGAGGACCTCTCAATCGAGGAGCCGGTCGCCGCGCTGCAGGCGATCAGCCACGACCCGACGCTGGCCACCCGGGTGCGGCTGCGCGACGGGCGCCGGATGAGCGCCCTCGACGTCCAGCGGGCCTACCTCGACCAGGCCGCGCGCTTCGTCGACCGCACCGGCAGCGGCGACGAGCAGACCGCCGACGTGCTGCGCCGCTGGGCCGAGGTGCTCGACGACCTCGCCGTCGACCCGATGCGCTGCGCCGACCGGCTGGACTGGCCGGCCAAGCTGCGCCTCCTCGAGGGCTACCGCGCCCGCGACGGCCTGGACTGGGGGGACTCGCGACTGCAGCTGGTGGACCTGCAGTACGCCGACGTCCGCCCGGACAAGGGCCTCTACGCCCGGCTCGTGGCGCGCGGCTCGATGCAGCGGCTGCTCACCGACGACGAGGTGACCCGCGCGATGGTCACCCCGCCGTCGGACACCCGGGCGTTCTTCCGCGGCGAGTGCCTGCGGCGCTTCCCGGCCCAGGTGGCCGCCGCGTCGTGGGACTCGGTGGTCTTCGACCTCGGCCGGGAGAACCTGGTGCGCATCCCGACGATGGAGCCGCTGCGCGGCACCCGGGAGCACGTCGGCCTGCTGTTCGAGTCGACGTCGTCGGCGCAGGAGCTGGTCGACACGATCACCGGCGGCTGA
- the arc gene encoding proteasome ATPase, with translation MSALLAQISYLEEEIGLLRRKVADSPRQTRVLEERIAEAEGRAAFLSERNDKLAGTLRDAREQLVTLKEEVDRLGQPPSGYGVFLGRHDDGTVDVFTGGRKLRVSVSPAVEGEELRPGQEVMLNEAMNVVEALGYEKQGDVVMLKELLEPLDGVTQRALVIGHTDEERVVYLADSLTDQPLRVGDSLLLESRSGYVYERIPKSEVEELVLEEVPDIDYSDIGGLARQIEQIRDAVELPFLHADLFREYELRPPKGILLYGPPGCGKTLIAKAVANSLAKKVAAVKGEGQAKSYFLNIKGPELLNKYVGETERHIRLVFQRAREKASEGTPVIVFFDEMDSIFRTRGSGVSSDVESTIVPQLLSEIDGVEGLENVIVIGASNREDMIDPAILRPGRLDVKIKIERPDAEAARDIFSKYLRTTLPIHPDDLAENGGSREATIQGMIQRTVERMYTESEENRFLEVTYANGDKEVLYFKDFNSGAMLQNIVDRAKKMAIKESLETGSSGLRVGHLMQACVDEFKENEDLPNTTNPDDWARISGKKGERIVYIRTLISGKGNDSGRAIDTATNTGQYL, from the coding sequence GTGTCCGCGCTGCTCGCCCAGATCTCCTACCTCGAGGAGGAGATCGGTCTGCTGCGCCGCAAGGTGGCCGACAGCCCCCGTCAGACGCGGGTCCTGGAGGAGCGGATCGCCGAGGCGGAGGGCCGCGCGGCGTTCCTCTCCGAGCGCAACGACAAGCTGGCCGGCACGCTGCGCGACGCCCGCGAGCAGCTGGTCACGCTCAAGGAGGAGGTGGACCGGCTCGGGCAGCCGCCGTCGGGCTACGGCGTCTTCCTGGGCCGGCACGACGACGGCACGGTCGACGTCTTCACCGGCGGCCGCAAGCTGCGGGTGTCGGTCTCGCCCGCGGTCGAGGGCGAGGAGCTGCGCCCCGGCCAGGAGGTCATGCTCAACGAGGCGATGAACGTCGTCGAGGCGCTCGGCTACGAGAAGCAGGGCGACGTCGTCATGCTCAAGGAGCTGCTCGAGCCGCTCGACGGGGTCACGCAGCGCGCGCTGGTCATCGGCCACACCGACGAGGAGCGGGTGGTCTACCTGGCCGACTCGCTGACCGACCAGCCGCTGCGGGTGGGCGACTCGCTGCTGCTGGAGTCGCGGTCGGGCTACGTCTACGAGCGGATCCCCAAGAGCGAGGTCGAGGAGCTCGTCCTCGAGGAGGTCCCCGACATCGACTACTCCGACATCGGTGGCCTCGCCCGGCAGATCGAGCAGATCCGCGACGCCGTCGAGCTGCCGTTCCTGCACGCCGACCTGTTCCGCGAGTACGAGCTGCGCCCGCCCAAGGGCATCCTGCTCTACGGCCCGCCCGGCTGCGGCAAGACGCTCATCGCCAAGGCGGTGGCCAACTCGCTGGCCAAGAAGGTCGCCGCGGTGAAGGGGGAGGGGCAGGCGAAGTCCTACTTCCTCAACATCAAGGGCCCCGAGCTGCTCAACAAGTACGTCGGCGAGACCGAGCGGCACATCCGGCTGGTGTTCCAGCGCGCCCGGGAGAAGGCCAGCGAGGGCACGCCGGTCATCGTGTTCTTCGACGAGATGGACTCGATCTTCCGCACCCGCGGGTCGGGCGTGTCCTCCGACGTCGAGTCGACGATCGTCCCGCAGCTGCTCAGCGAGATCGACGGCGTCGAGGGCCTGGAGAACGTCATCGTCATCGGCGCCTCCAACCGCGAGGACATGATCGACCCGGCGATCCTGCGGCCGGGCCGGCTCGACGTGAAGATCAAGATCGAGCGTCCCGACGCCGAGGCCGCCCGCGACATCTTCAGCAAGTACCTGAGGACCACGCTGCCGATCCACCCCGACGACCTCGCCGAGAACGGCGGCAGCCGCGAGGCGACCATCCAGGGGATGATCCAGCGCACGGTCGAGCGGATGTACACCGAGAGCGAGGAGAACCGCTTCCTCGAGGTGACCTACGCCAACGGCGACAAGGAGGTCCTGTACTTCAAGGACTTCAACTCCGGCGCCATGCTGCAGAACATCGTCGACCGCGCGAAGAAGATGGCCATCAAGGAGAGCCTGGAGACCGGGTCGAGCGGTCTGCGGGTCGGTCACCTCATGCAGGCCTGCGTCGACGAGTTCAAGGAGAACGAGGACCTGCCCAACACGACCAACCCCGACGACTGGGCGCGGATCTCGGGCAAGAAGGGCGAGCGGATCGTCTACATCCGCACGCTCATCAGCGGCAAGGGCAACGACTCCGGCCGCGCCATCGACACGGCCACCAACACCGGCCAGTACCTCTGA
- a CDS encoding GNAT family N-acetyltransferase, with protein sequence MRPPGAVPGLRRHSPAVPRRGRRRGRVAHPAGRRARLRKDPPAPRYSRARSGTLQGGRESAALYRPPHEELDVRADERVREAWTTLATPGRTVLLAELGGRPVGTADVTVVANAARGGRPYLLVEKVVVDRAHRRAGVGRALLAAARTHGEAAGCYPLQVSADDPAASASYEAAGLRHTARTYERHLDGAELPLASPGPPYPPPLRPAGPRPSGTRQDPSTPLAVRH encoded by the coding sequence GTGCGACCACCAGGCGCTGTGCCCGGCCTTCGGCGGCACTCCCCCGCCGTTCCCCGCCGAGGCCGCCGCCGCGGCCGGGTGGCCCACCCTGCCGGTCGTCGAGCGCGACTGAGGAAGGACCCCCCTGCCCCCCGCTACTCGCGAGCTCGCAGCGGGACCCTGCAGGGGGGCCGTGAGAGCGCCGCCCTCTACCGGCCGCCCCACGAGGAGCTCGACGTGCGGGCCGACGAGCGCGTGCGGGAGGCCTGGACGACGCTGGCGACGCCGGGCCGGACGGTCCTGCTGGCCGAGCTCGGCGGGCGGCCCGTGGGCACCGCGGACGTCACGGTCGTCGCGAACGCCGCCCGCGGCGGACGGCCGTACCTGCTGGTGGAGAAGGTCGTGGTCGACCGGGCACACCGCCGCGCCGGGGTGGGCCGGGCGCTGCTCGCCGCCGCCCGCACCCACGGGGAGGCGGCCGGCTGCTACCCGCTGCAGGTCTCGGCCGACGACCCGGCCGCCTCCGCCTCCTACGAGGCCGCCGGGCTGCGGCACACGGCCCGGACGTACGAGCGGCACCTCGACGGGGCAGAGCTCCCCCTCGCGAGTCCGGGGCCGCCGTACCCCCCGCCCCTGCGGCCGGCGGGCCCTCGTCCCAGCGGAACGCGGCAGGACCCGTCGACACCGCTCGCCGTCCGTCACTAG
- a CDS encoding acyl-CoA dehydrogenase family protein: MADVVAAARALAADLLAPAAGAVDAAGALPRGHLDALAAAGLYGLTGPRSSGGLGGDVAAVAAVVEELAAGDLATTFVWLQHLGVVVRVAAHGPPPVRARLADLCAGRLRAGIALQAAVRPGPPAIRVRADGGDLVLDGAVPWVTGWGAVDVVLVAARDGEEVVFVLADAVEGPTLAVAPQRMVAVQASATVELRLAGHRVPAGRLVHRAPLAGLLAADAATLRVNGSLALGLALRCTRLIGPSPLDDDLAAARARLDAAAPEELPDARGEAAALAHRAAGALVVATGSGAVRAGSAAERTVREAVFLLVFGSRPAIRASLLSRLGAGG, translated from the coding sequence ATGGCGGACGTCGTCGCGGCCGCGCGGGCGCTGGCCGCCGACCTGCTCGCGCCGGCCGCCGGGGCGGTCGACGCGGCCGGGGCGCTGCCGCGCGGGCACCTCGACGCGCTGGCCGCCGCCGGCCTGTACGGGCTCACCGGACCGCGCTCGTCCGGCGGGCTGGGCGGCGACGTGGCGGCGGTGGCGGCGGTCGTCGAGGAGCTGGCCGCGGGCGACCTCGCCACGACGTTCGTGTGGCTGCAGCACCTGGGCGTGGTGGTGCGGGTGGCCGCGCACGGGCCGCCGCCGGTGCGCGCGCGCCTCGCCGACCTCTGCGCCGGCCGGCTCCGGGCCGGGATCGCGCTGCAGGCGGCGGTGCGGCCCGGCCCGCCGGCGATCCGGGTGCGGGCGGACGGCGGGGACCTGGTCCTCGACGGCGCGGTCCCGTGGGTGACCGGCTGGGGCGCCGTCGACGTCGTCCTGGTGGCGGCCCGGGACGGCGAGGAGGTGGTCTTCGTGCTGGCCGACGCGGTCGAGGGGCCGACCCTGGCCGTGGCGCCGCAGCGGATGGTGGCGGTGCAGGCGAGTGCCACGGTGGAGCTGCGGCTCGCCGGGCACCGGGTGCCGGCCGGGCGGCTGGTGCACCGCGCGCCGCTGGCCGGGCTGCTGGCTGCGGACGCGGCCACGCTGCGGGTCAACGGGTCGCTGGCGCTCGGCCTGGCGCTGCGCTGCACCCGGCTGATCGGCCCCTCGCCGCTGGACGACGACCTGGCCGCCGCCCGCGCCCGGCTCGACGCGGCCGCGCCGGAGGAGCTGCCGGACGCCCGCGGGGAGGCGGCGGCGCTGGCGCACCGTGCGGCGGGCGCGCTGGTGGTGGCCACCGGGAGCGGTGCGGTCCGTGCCGGCAGCGCCGCCGAGCGGACCGTGCGGGAGGCGGTGTTCCTGCTGGTGTTCGGTTCGCGGCCGGCGATCCGGGCGTCGCTGCTGAGCCGGCTGGGCGCGGGGGGCTGA
- a CDS encoding ubiquitin-like protein Pup — translation MATRDTGGQQRTTRSREETEEVEASVDTEVAERHKEMSEDVDAILDEIDDVLEENAEEFVRSYVQKGGE, via the coding sequence ATGGCCACCAGGGACACCGGCGGGCAGCAGCGGACGACCCGCTCACGCGAGGAGACCGAGGAGGTCGAGGCGTCGGTCGACACGGAGGTCGCCGAGCGGCACAAGGAGATGTCCGAGGACGTCGACGCCATCCTCGACGAGATCGACGACGTCCTCGAGGAGAATGCGGAAGAGTTCGTCAGGAGCTATGTGCAAAAAGGCGGCGAGTGA
- a CDS encoding RecB family exonuclease has translation MTAMVHTDSAAGTAPGAPGPDAAAERAPRRPSLSPSRAADFKTCPLLYRFRTIDRLPEKKSAAAVRGTLVHTVLERLYDLPPAERTVDAARGLVAPAWDELRADPEVEALFTAGDDDAAPPSLESWLASAGELVETYFSLEDPTRIQPEGREELVEVTLPDGLLLRGYVDRLDVARNGALRVVDYKTGSMPREAFEAKALFQMKFYALVLWRTRGVVASQLKLIYLGDGDALTYAPDEGELVRFERTLLAIWAAIERAVATGDFRPNRTRLCDWCDHQALCPAFGGTPPPFPAEAAAAAGWPTLPVVERD, from the coding sequence ATGACGGCGATGGTGCACACCGACTCCGCTGCCGGCACCGCCCCGGGCGCGCCCGGGCCCGACGCGGCGGCCGAGCGGGCACCGCGGCGGCCGTCGCTGTCGCCGAGCCGGGCGGCGGACTTCAAGACCTGCCCGCTGCTCTACCGGTTCCGCACCATCGACCGGCTGCCGGAGAAGAAGAGCGCCGCGGCGGTGCGCGGCACGCTGGTGCACACCGTCCTCGAGCGGCTCTACGACCTGCCGCCGGCCGAGCGCACCGTCGACGCCGCCCGCGGCCTGGTCGCGCCGGCCTGGGACGAGCTGCGGGCCGACCCGGAGGTCGAGGCGCTGTTCACCGCCGGCGACGACGACGCGGCTCCCCCCTCGCTGGAGTCGTGGCTGGCCTCGGCCGGGGAGCTGGTGGAGACCTACTTCTCGCTGGAGGACCCGACCCGCATCCAGCCCGAGGGCCGCGAGGAGCTGGTCGAGGTCACGCTGCCCGACGGGCTGCTGCTGCGCGGGTACGTCGACCGGCTCGACGTCGCCCGCAACGGCGCGCTGCGGGTCGTGGACTACAAGACCGGCTCGATGCCGCGGGAGGCGTTCGAGGCCAAGGCGCTGTTCCAGATGAAGTTCTACGCGCTGGTGCTGTGGCGCACCCGCGGCGTGGTGGCCAGCCAGCTCAAGCTCATCTACCTCGGCGACGGCGACGCGCTCACCTACGCCCCCGACGAGGGCGAGCTGGTGCGCTTCGAGCGGACGCTGCTGGCCATCTGGGCGGCGATCGAGCGGGCCGTGGCCACGGGTGACTTCCGGCCCAACCGCACGCGGCTGTGCGACTGGTGCGACCACCAGGCGCTGTGCCCGGCCTTCGGCGGCACTCCCCCGCCGTTCCCCGCCGAGGCCGCCGCCGCGGCCGGGTGGCCCACCCTGCCGGTCGTCGAGCGCGACTGA
- a CDS encoding endonuclease domain-containing protein, translating into MPEGHTWCPDRDTVKPLVEFPKTPVSETGRHTYCRLCHDARGRASREEVGGSRTYHLKRRYGITAEEADAVLAEQRGLCATREVAPAEHVDHDHVTGKVRVLLRFDCNGGPGRFGDDPQPLYAAVEYVARHRARHGRCGEEPLARR; encoded by the coding sequence GTGCCCGAGGGGCACACGTGGTGTCCGGACCGCGACACCGTCAAGCCTCTCGTCGAGTTCCCGAAGACCCCGGTCAGCGAGACCGGCCGGCACACGTACTGCCGGCTCTGCCACGACGCCCGCGGGCGCGCATCGCGGGAGGAGGTCGGCGGCTCTCGCACGTACCACCTGAAGCGGCGGTACGGGATCACGGCCGAGGAGGCCGATGCGGTGCTCGCCGAGCAGCGCGGGCTCTGCGCCACCCGTGAGGTCGCGCCGGCGGAGCACGTCGACCACGACCACGTGACGGGGAAGGTGCGGGTCCTGCTCCGCTTCGACTGCAACGGTGGCCCGGGCCGGTTCGGGGACGATCCGCAACCCCTGTACGCCGCTGTCGAGTACGTCGCCCGGCACCGCGCGCGCCACGGCCGCTGTGGCGAGGAGCCGCTCGCCCGGAGGTGA
- a CDS encoding amidohydrolase family protein: protein MHGYRAGTAFDGERFLRDGALVLVEGGRIVGVEPATAPAPEGCAVTDVPGGTLLPGLVDTHVHLCADGGPRALDQVPELDAARLDAVVTAAEQATLRAGVTTVRDLGDHHWTVLDRTGRDGARPTVVAAGPPITSPGGHCWSMGGETSGVAALRRAVRERAERGAGVVKVMASGGLLTPGTDLTACQFTVAELRAVVDEAHRSGLPVTAHAHGLAAVERCVAAGVDGIEHCSCLTPAGVRLPPGLAAALVAGGTAVCPTVGFLPGVDPPPHVQARMVAAGTTVEAHLAHVADLHRAGVTLLAGTDAGIGPAKPHGQVAYAVADLVGACGVPPAEALTAATSRAARACGLGGRTGRLVAGHDADLLVADGDLTADVTGLQRPRVVVARGREVAPAA from the coding sequence GTGCACGGGTACCGGGCGGGCACCGCCTTCGACGGCGAACGGTTCCTGCGCGACGGCGCCCTGGTGCTGGTCGAGGGCGGCCGGATCGTCGGGGTCGAGCCGGCCACCGCGCCGGCGCCGGAGGGCTGCGCGGTCACCGACGTCCCCGGCGGCACGCTCCTGCCCGGGCTGGTCGACACCCACGTCCACCTCTGCGCCGACGGCGGTCCACGGGCACTCGACCAGGTCCCCGAGCTGGACGCGGCGCGGCTCGACGCCGTCGTCACGGCCGCGGAGCAGGCGACGCTGCGGGCGGGGGTCACCACCGTCCGCGACCTCGGCGACCACCACTGGACGGTCCTCGACCGCACCGGGCGCGACGGTGCGCGGCCGACGGTCGTCGCCGCCGGGCCGCCGATCACCTCACCCGGCGGGCACTGCTGGTCGATGGGCGGCGAGACGTCCGGGGTCGCGGCCCTGCGGCGTGCGGTGCGCGAGCGGGCCGAGCGCGGCGCCGGCGTCGTCAAGGTCATGGCCAGCGGGGGCCTGCTCACGCCCGGCACGGACCTCACCGCGTGCCAGTTCACCGTCGCGGAGCTGCGCGCCGTGGTCGACGAGGCGCACCGGTCCGGGCTGCCGGTGACCGCGCACGCGCACGGCCTGGCGGCGGTCGAGCGCTGCGTCGCGGCCGGGGTCGACGGCATCGAGCACTGCAGCTGCCTGACGCCCGCCGGCGTCCGCCTGCCACCGGGGCTCGCCGCCGCGCTCGTGGCCGGCGGCACCGCCGTGTGCCCCACCGTGGGGTTCCTGCCGGGCGTCGACCCGCCGCCGCACGTGCAGGCCCGCATGGTCGCGGCCGGGACGACGGTCGAGGCGCACCTGGCGCACGTGGCGGACCTGCACCGGGCGGGGGTGACCCTCCTCGCCGGCACCGACGCCGGGATCGGCCCGGCCAAGCCGCACGGTCAGGTGGCGTACGCGGTGGCCGACCTGGTGGGCGCCTGCGGCGTGCCGCCGGCGGAGGCGCTGACCGCGGCGACGTCGCGGGCCGCGCGCGCCTGCGGGCTGGGCGGACGCACGGGGCGGCTGGTGGCCGGCCACGACGCCGACCTCCTGGTGGCCGACGGCGACCTCACCGCCGACGTGACCGGCCTGCAGCGGCCGCGCGTCGTGGTCGCCCGCGGCCGCGAGGTCGCGCCGGCTGCCTAG
- the prcA gene encoding proteasome subunit alpha, whose translation MTMPYYASPEQLMRDRSEYARKGISRGRSVAVLTYADGVLFIAENPSSTLHKVGELYDRIGFAAVGRYSEFESLRVAGVRLADVRGYSYNRRDVTGRVIANAYAQTLGEIFTQQMKPYEVELCVAEVGDSSETDQLFRLTFDGSIVDEPDFVVMGGQAEAVTGHLRENFRRGLDLGGALMTGVRALSAVSPAMSSGNGSGGLLPAGQLEVAVLDRRRPKRAFRRVVGAALGTLLGDRAAGEASEGATAAHTPSTPQPGTPAGLGDPAAPDTAGGTAGTGEGGGPQPGPADGQGGGTDGGTDGGARS comes from the coding sequence ATGACCATGCCGTACTACGCCTCGCCCGAGCAGCTGATGCGCGACCGCTCGGAGTACGCCCGCAAGGGCATCTCCCGCGGCCGCAGCGTCGCCGTGCTCACCTACGCCGACGGCGTGCTGTTCATCGCCGAGAACCCGAGCTCGACGCTGCACAAGGTCGGCGAGCTCTACGACCGGATCGGCTTCGCCGCCGTGGGCCGCTACAGCGAGTTCGAGAGCCTGCGGGTGGCCGGTGTCCGGCTGGCCGACGTCCGCGGCTACTCCTACAACCGCCGCGACGTCACCGGCCGGGTCATCGCCAACGCCTACGCGCAGACGCTGGGGGAGATCTTCACCCAGCAGATGAAGCCCTACGAGGTCGAGCTGTGCGTGGCCGAGGTCGGGGACAGCTCCGAGACCGACCAGCTCTTCCGGCTCACCTTCGACGGGTCGATCGTCGACGAGCCCGACTTCGTCGTCATGGGCGGGCAGGCCGAGGCCGTCACCGGGCACCTGCGGGAGAACTTCCGCCGCGGCCTGGACCTCGGCGGGGCGCTGATGACCGGTGTCCGGGCGCTGTCCGCGGTCAGCCCCGCCATGTCGAGCGGCAACGGCAGCGGCGGCCTGCTCCCCGCCGGCCAGCTCGAGGTCGCCGTCCTCGACCGCCGCCGGCCCAAGCGGGCCTTCCGCCGCGTCGTCGGCGCGGCCCTGGGCACGCTGCTGGGCGACCGGGCGGCCGGGGAGGCGTCCGAGGGCGCCACCGCCGCGCACACGCCGAGCACCCCGCAGCCGGGCACCCCGGCGGGCCTGGGCGACCCGGCCGCTCCCGACACGGCCGGTGGCACCGCCGGCACGGGGGAGGGCGGCGGCCCGCAGCCCGGTCCGGCCGACGGCCAGGGCGGCGGCACCGACGGGGGCACCGACGGGGGCGCGAGGTCCTGA
- a CDS encoding tRNA (adenine-N1)-methyltransferase, producing the protein MDPHPEPPATVETAPEAAPAAVPAEEGADEPAAASTNQPAAAPAPAAGPVRAAGPAEPGAGPVPFVAGDRVQLTDPKGRLHTVVLTPGKQFHTHRGAIAHDDLIGAPEGSVVHSTANTGYLAFRPLLADFVLSMPRGAQVVYPKDAAQIVGNGDIGPGMRVLEAGAGSGALTCSLLRAVGEHGRVTSYERREDFADVARGNVAAFFGGGVPDTWDLRPGDLADHPAEEVVDRVVLDMLEPWAVLPTVAAALRPGGVLVGYVATVTQLSTYVEALRAQGVWTEPYAWESLVRPWHAVGLAVRPEHRMVAHTAFLVTARRLAEGVVAPARQRRAHK; encoded by the coding sequence GTGGACCCGCACCCCGAGCCCCCCGCGACCGTCGAGACCGCCCCGGAGGCGGCGCCGGCCGCGGTGCCCGCCGAGGAGGGGGCCGACGAGCCGGCCGCGGCGTCGACCAACCAGCCGGCCGCGGCGCCCGCCCCCGCCGCGGGGCCGGTCCGGGCCGCCGGACCCGCCGAGCCGGGAGCCGGGCCCGTGCCCTTCGTCGCCGGCGACCGGGTGCAGCTCACCGACCCCAAGGGCCGGCTGCACACCGTCGTCCTCACCCCCGGCAAGCAGTTCCACACCCACCGCGGCGCCATCGCCCACGACGACCTCATCGGCGCACCCGAGGGCTCGGTCGTGCACTCCACCGCCAACACCGGCTACCTGGCCTTCCGCCCGCTGCTGGCCGACTTCGTGCTGTCGATGCCCCGCGGCGCGCAGGTCGTCTACCCCAAGGACGCCGCCCAGATCGTCGGCAACGGCGACATCGGCCCCGGCATGCGCGTCCTGGAGGCCGGCGCCGGGTCGGGCGCGCTGACCTGCTCGCTGCTGCGCGCCGTCGGCGAGCACGGCCGGGTCACCAGCTACGAGCGGCGCGAGGACTTCGCCGACGTCGCCCGCGGCAACGTGGCCGCCTTCTTCGGCGGCGGCGTCCCCGACACCTGGGACCTGCGCCCGGGCGACCTCGCCGACCACCCCGCCGAGGAGGTCGTCGACCGGGTCGTGCTCGACATGCTCGAGCCGTGGGCGGTGCTGCCCACCGTCGCCGCGGCGCTGCGACCCGGCGGCGTCCTGGTCGGCTACGTGGCCACCGTCACCCAGCTGTCCACCTACGTGGAGGCGCTGCGCGCCCAGGGCGTCTGGACCGAGCCGTACGCCTGGGAGTCGCTGGTGCGGCCCTGGCACGCCGTGGGCCTGGCGGTGCGTCCCGAGCACCGGATGGTGGCGCACACCGCCTTCCTCGTCACCGCCCGCCGGCTCGCCGAGGGCGTCGTCGCACCCGCCCGCCAGCGCCGCGCGCACAAGTAG